AGCGAACCCATCGCGCCACCCAAAGACAGCCCGCCGCGCGAGGCAAAAGGAAACACGCACTCCGCCGCCGCCACTCAGCTGCGCGCCGGACCGAAAATCTCCACCACCTTCCGCGCGCGGAAATCGAAGATGCGCTCCAGTTCTCCGCGCACCCACAACCGCTCGGCCAGCCAGCCGAGCGGACCCCAACCGACCTCATACGTCACGCGATCCGTCATGCGCACACCGCCCGGCGCCACCTCGAAATAGTGTTCGTGATACCAAAGCCGATACGGCCCGACGCGCTGCTCGTCGACGAAGTAGCCGCCGGCACGGATGTGCCGGATTTCGGTCAACCACCGCAGCCACACGCCGGGCAGCGGCGAGATGCGATACTCAATCAACAGACCAGGATGCATCTTCTCCGGCACGGCACTCACGATGCGGATGCGCAAATCCGGCGGCGTCAGCGCGTCGAGATTGCGCGGCGTCGCGAAAAACTCCCACACGCGCTCCGGCTCGGCCGGGATGAATTGTTCACGCAACAGTTGGGCGCACATCGCTCCGGAGCATAGCCAACAAAATCCTCCGCGCAAAACCCCACGCACCATCGCGATCTCCGACCCGCCGCGCCACGGCTCAACTCTTCGGCAAAGTCACCTCCGGCTTCGGCGGGGTGAAGCCGGGACCGAGATCGACCTTCACTCTGCCGGGCGCGTCCACCTTCGGCTCGGCGATCGGCGGCGGAGTCGTCGGCCGCGCCCCCGCCGTGCTGAAACGCGGCGCGGCGCTCGCCCGCTGCGCCGGATCGGCGAGCGCGGCGATGATTTCGGCGGCGCGCTTTTCTGCCGCGGCGATGTCGGCCGGCCGTTTCGCGAGGTGCTCGCGTGTGCGCGCGACCGCATTCGAAGCCGCGCCACTCCGCTCCGCGACGATGAGCCAGGCGAGCCCCTCGGGATAATCGCGCTTCACGCCGCGACCACTCACGAGGATCGCCCCGATATTGTGCTGCGCTTCGGGCACGCCGTGCACCGCGGCCTGCGCGTAGTAATCGAGCGCGAGGTCGATGCTCTTCGGTCCGCCCACGCCGTCGAAGTTCATCTTGCCGAGGCGAAACATCGCTTCGGTCACGCCGCCGCGCGCTGCCTGGTCGAGCCAGCTGCGCGCCGCGGCCGGATCGGCTGTCATGCCGTCGCCGTTGAGAAGACGGTCGCCCAGCTCGAAACACGCCTGCGGATCGCCTTGCGCGGCGAACTGCCGGAGTTGCTCGACCGTTTTCCATTTCGGGCCTTTCGAAACCAACTGCGGTGGCGTGAAGCCGTCCGCGTTGGACGCTTGCGGCGGCTTCGCGCCGAGCGCAGAGAGCGCGAAACACAGCGAAAGGGAGAAACTCAGGATGGCGCGCATGAGAAGAGTGGACGAGATCGGGCGAAAGCGGTTCCGCTCAGGGCAGGGGCAGCTTCTCGCGCTCGGGATGAAAGACCATCACGCTCGTCACGAGCCAGCCGCGCGTGCGGGTTTCGACCCACTCCTGCTTTTCGCGATAGCGCACTTTCCAGCGGGCGCGCACGCCGGCGGCGTCGGTTTCGATCCGGACCATCGTCTGCGTCAGCATGATTTCGGCGCGCGCATCGCGCATCCGGCAGCTGTCGATGTGCGTGTCGAGGGATTCGATTTCGATCCCGGCGAAGAGCCTGGCCGTCCGGGCGAGATAAGCGGCGCGATCGTAGGATTTGCCGTCGGGGCCGTCGAAGCGCCAATCCGGCGTGCCGAATTCCACGATGCCCTCCGCCCGCTTCGCGAGGATAGACGCGCGAATCGAGAAGATGCGCTCGCGAATCTGCTTCTCCGCCATGAGCCCGCTGCAACCGGCGAGCCACGCGACCGCCGCCATCAATCCCGCCAACAGAAGGGGCGCTCGGACCGTGAGGTTCATGCGAACATCATCGGCGCGGCGCCCCGGAATTCCAAGCGCGGGCTGAGGCTTATTCCTCGGAGGCTCCGGCGACCGGATCGCCGGGCTTGATCTGAGCCTTCTCGAGAATCGTCGCCTTCACCTTTTCGGCGAGCGCAGGATTTTGTTTCAGCGCTTCCTTGGCGGCTTCGCGGCCCTGGCCGACGAGTTCGCCGTTGAAGGCGATCCACGCACCCTTCTTCTCGAGCACCTTGTGCTCGATGCCGAGATCGAGGAGCGAGCCGGTGGCGGAGATGCCCTCGTCATACATGATGTCGAACTCGCACTCGGTGAACGGCGGGGCGACCTTGTTCTTCACGACCTTGATCTTCGTGCGGTTGCCGATGACTTTGCCGTCGGGCGTCTTGAGCTGGTCCTTGCGGCGGATGTCGAGGCGCACGGAGGCGAAGAACTTCAGCGCGCGACCGCCGGAGGTCGTCTCGGGGTTGCCGAACATCACGCCGATCTTTTCGCGGATTTGATTCGTGAAGATGCACACGCAGTTCGTCTTCGAGACGACCGCTGTGAGACGGCGCATCGCCTGCGACATGAGGCGAGCCTGCGCGCCGACGGTGGCGTCGCCCATCTGGCCGTCGAGCTCGGCCTTGGTCGTGAGCGCGGCGACGGAGTCGAGGATGATCACATCGATGGAGTTCGAGCGGATGAGCGTCTCCATGATGTTCAGCGCGTCTTCACCGGAGTCCGGTTGCGAGACGAGCAAGTCGTCGAGGCTCACGCCGACGACCTTGGCGTATTTCGGATCGAGCGCGTGCTCGACGTCGATGAAGGCCGCCAGCCCGCCGCGGCGCTGGGCTTCGGCGATCACGCTCAAACAGAAGGTGGTTTTGCCGGAGGATTCCGGGCCGTAGATCTCGATGATGCGCCCTTTCGGCAGGCCGCCGACGCCGAGCATGAGGTCGATGGCGAGCGAGCCGGTCGAAAGCGTCTCGACCTTCATCTTGGCGTTGTCGCCGAGGCGCATGATGGAGCCTTCGCCGAATTGCTTCGTGATGGACGAGACGGCGAGGTCGAGATTCTTGTCGCGCGCGACGAGGGCGGCGGACGGGGCGGATTTCGTTTCGGCTTTGGGGGACTTATCGGCTTTGGACATGGAAGGAGTGGGTGAGGGGAGAGAGGCTATCAGGTCACGTTGACAGCCGTATGTCAGGAGACTTTCCGACCCGTGCGGCGAGCCGCAAGCGCGGAGTCCGAAAAATCACTCCCTCAATTTAGGTGTTCGAAAAAGTTGACTGCGCCGCTCAACCCGTCGGAGGCGTCGCGGATTTGAAGCCGAACGCGAAATACACTGCCGCGAATATCAGCGCGAGGCTCACCATGTAGTTCCAGCGGAGCTTCTCGCCGAGCACCAGCCACGCGAAGACGACAAACACCACGAGCGTGATGACCTCCTGCATGATTTTCAGCTCGTAGCCGGTGAACTTGCCGTAGCCC
This window of the Candidatus Didemnitutus sp. genome carries:
- a CDS encoding DMT family protein, which translates into the protein MTTVVLLTVSNIFMTFAWYGHLKFLHDKPLWMTIAISWGIAFFEYCLMVPANRLGYGKFTGYELKIMQEVITLVVFVVFAWLVLGEKLRWNYMVSLALIFAAVYFAFGFKSATPPTG
- the recA gene encoding recombinase RecA, which translates into the protein MSKADKSPKAETKSAPSAALVARDKNLDLAVSSITKQFGEGSIMRLGDNAKMKVETLSTGSLAIDLMLGVGGLPKGRIIEIYGPESSGKTTFCLSVIAEAQRRGGLAAFIDVEHALDPKYAKVVGVSLDDLLVSQPDSGEDALNIMETLIRSNSIDVIILDSVAALTTKAELDGQMGDATVGAQARLMSQAMRRLTAVVSKTNCVCIFTNQIREKIGVMFGNPETTSGGRALKFFASVRLDIRRKDQLKTPDGKVIGNRTKIKVVKNKVAPPFTECEFDIMYDEGISATGSLLDLGIEHKVLEKKGAWIAFNGELVGQGREAAKEALKQNPALAEKVKATILEKAQIKPGDPVAGASEE
- a CDS encoding SRPBCC family protein, coding for MCAQLLREQFIPAEPERVWEFFATPRNLDALTPPDLRIRIVSAVPEKMHPGLLIEYRISPLPGVWLRWLTEIRHIRAGGYFVDEQRVGPYRLWYHEHYFEVAPGGVRMTDRVTYEVGWGPLGWLAERLWVRGELERIFDFRARKVVEIFGPARS
- a CDS encoding sel1 repeat family protein, which translates into the protein MRAILSFSLSLCFALSALGAKPPQASNADGFTPPQLVSKGPKWKTVEQLRQFAAQGDPQACFELGDRLLNGDGMTADPAAARSWLDQAARGGVTEAMFRLGKMNFDGVGGPKSIDLALDYYAQAAVHGVPEAQHNIGAILVSGRGVKRDYPEGLAWLIVAERSGAASNAVARTREHLAKRPADIAAAEKRAAEIIAALADPAQRASAAPRFSTAGARPTTPPPIAEPKVDAPGRVKVDLGPGFTPPKPEVTLPKS